One region of Triticum aestivum cultivar Chinese Spring chromosome 6B, IWGSC CS RefSeq v2.1, whole genome shotgun sequence genomic DNA includes:
- the LOC123139254 gene encoding bifunctional nuclease, whose translation MEVIRGPILPRCAAPALTSGSRIGGQLLRRVRMRRRASCGGGVSPGDGYDGVSPRFFGAPTQQHMHGTSSWPVRCGYGSSSDGDGAPPANFDASGEEFVDSSVMEAVELRCVSDGFVIRMRDGRNLRCVQNNPRVLRLRDSTPHHAIVLKMEDGSDLLLPIIVMETPSIMLLAALRNIRIPRPTIYNVVKEMTEMMGYTVRLVRITEMVHDAYYSRLYLAKIGNEEETISFDLKPSDAINIAFRCKVPIQVNKRIAYNNGLKVVQPKPTGSYVNSDQIQYTRLDKPGDQPCFEAQEFDLVRGMLIAAVEERYKDAAQYRDRLLMFRANKKNTI comes from the exons ATGGAGGTCATCCGCGGGCCGATCCTGCCGCGCTGCGCTGCGCCTGCTCTCACCTCCGGCTCTCGGATCGGCGGGCAGCTGCTGAGGCGCGTGCGCATGCGGAGGAGGGCTTCTTGCGGTGGCGGCGTCTCGCCAGGTGACGGCTACGACGGCGTGTCGCCCAGGTTCTTCGGCGCCCCGACCCAGCAGCACATGCACGGCACAAGCTCCTGGCCTGTTCGCTGTGGCTACGGCTCGTCGTCCGACGGGGACGGCGCCCCGCCGGCGAACTTCGACGCCAGCGGCGAGGAGTTCGTCGACTCCAGCGTCATGGAGGCTG TCGAGCTCAGATGCGTGTCGGATGGTTTTGTGATAAGAATGCGCGACGGAAGGAACCTTAGATGTGTCCAGAACAATCCCCGCGTGCTAAGGCTGCGCGATTCCACGCCTCACCATGCTATCGTGCTCAAGATGGAAGATGGAAGCGATCTTCTGCTCCCCATTATTGTCA TGGAGACACCAAGTATCATGCTACTGGCCGCCCTTCGGAACATTCGGATT CCAAGGCCAACGATTTATAATGTGGTAAAGGAGATGACTGAAATGATGGGATATACG GTACGTCTGGTGCGGATTACAGAAATGGTGCATGATGCTTACTATTCTAGATTGTATCTTGCAAAG ATTGGAAATGAAGAAGAGACTATTAGTTTTGATCTCAAGCCATCAGATGCCATCAACATTGCTTTCCGGTGCAAG GTTCCTATACAAGTCAATAAGCGTATCGCATACAACAACGGTCTGAAAGTTGTACAACCAAAGCCAACCGGGAGTTACGTGAACTCTGACCAAATCCAGTACACAAGACTGGACAA GCCTGGTGACCAGCCTTGCTTCGAAGCCCAGGAGTTTGATTTGGTGCGTGGTATGCTTATTGCTGCTGTTGAGGAACGCTATAAAGATGCCG CTCAATACAGAGATCGTCTTCTCATGTTCCGCGCAAACAAAAAGAACACGATATAA